In one Pseudoliparis swirei isolate HS2019 ecotype Mariana Trench chromosome 23, NWPU_hadal_v1, whole genome shotgun sequence genomic region, the following are encoded:
- the prpsap2 gene encoding phosphoribosyl pyrophosphate synthase-associated protein 2: MNHTKDSLVIFTGNSHPASRELAKRISERLGVELGKVQVYQETNRETRVQVQESVRGKDVFVIQTVSKDVNTTIMEMLILVYACRTSCARSITGVLPYFPYSKQCKMRKRGSIVSKLIASMMCKAGLTHLITMDLHQKEIQGFFNIPVDNLRASPFLLQYIQEEIPDYRNAVIVAKSPASAKRAQSFAERLRLGLAVIHGEAQDPESDQVDGRHSPPTVKTSRAIHPSMDMPLLIPKEKPPITVVGDVGGRIAIIVDDIIDDVDSFVAAAETLKERGAYKIYVMATHGILSLDAPRFIEESAIDEVVVTNTIPHELQKLQCPKIKTVDISMILSEAIRRIHNGESMSYLFRNIGMDD, translated from the exons ATGAACCACACCAAGGACAGCCTGGTCATCTTCACCGGCAACTCCCACCCCGCCAGCCGCGAGCTGGCCAAGAGGATTTCAGA GCGGTTAGGGGTGGAGCTTGGCAAGGTGCAGGTGTACCAGGAGACGAACCGAG AAACGCGGGTGCAGGTCCAAGAGTCTGTGCGGGGCAAAGATGTCTTTGTGATCCAGACAGTGTCCAA GGATGTGAACACCACCATCATGGAGATGCTGATCCTGGTGTACGCGTGCAGGACGTCCTGCGCCAGGAGCATCACCGGCGTCCTCCCTTACTTCCCCTACAGCAAGCAGTgcaagatgaggaagaggggcTCCATCGTCTCGAAGCTCATCGCCTCCATGATGTGTAAAGCTG GACTCACCCACCTGATCACGATGGACCTCCATCAGAAGGAGATCCAAGGCTTCTTCAACATCCCAGTGGACAATCTGAGAGCCTCTCCCTTCCTGCTGCAGTACATACAGGAAGAG ATCCCCGACTATAGAAACGCTGTGATTGTGGCCAAATCCCCCGCCTCTGCCAAAAG GGCGCAGTCGTTTGCCGAGCGGCTCCGTCTGGGCTTGGCGGTGATCCACGGCGAAGCTCAGGACCCCGAGTCGGACCAGGTAGACGGGCGACACTCCCCCCCCACCGTCAAGACCAGCAGAGCCATCCACCCCAGCATGGACATGccac TGTTGATCCCCAAAGAGAAGCCTCCCATCACCGTGGTCGGAGACGTAGGAGGACGCATCGCCATCATAGTG gatgacatcatcgacgACGTGGACAGTTTCGTGGCGGCGGCGGAGACGCTGAAGGAAAGGGGGGCCTACAAGATCTACGTCATGGCGACGCACGGCATCCTCTCCCTGGACGCGCCCCGCTTCATCGAGGAGTCGGCCATCGACGAG gTGGTGGTGACCAACACGATTCCCCACGAGCTCCAGAAGCTCCAGTGTCCAAAGATCAAAACCGTTGACATCAGCATGATCCTGTCGGAGGCCATCCGCCGCATCCACAACGGGGAGTCCATGTCCTACCTGTTCCGCAACATCGGAATGGacgactga